A section of the Amblyomma americanum isolate KBUSLIRL-KWMA chromosome 2, ASM5285725v1, whole genome shotgun sequence genome encodes:
- the LOC144119188 gene encoding uncharacterized protein LOC144119188 translates to MNTLTAAVVLCAALGAVMCDPKVWGYGGYGGYGLGYGGGYGGGYGAGYGGGYGVGSSVALLRGGPGLYKAVPGPVFLVKTIHQVNKLSGGGALVAHSGLGGGGYGGGYGGLGYGGLGGGLGYGGLGYGGLGYGGLGYGGLGYGGKKY, encoded by the exons ATGAACACTCTG ACCGCTGCCGTCGTTCTCTGCGCCGCTCTGGGCGCGGTCATGTGCGATCCTAAGGTCTGGGGATATGGAGGCTACGGTGGCTACGGTCTCGGGTACGGTGGTGGCTATGGCGGGGGCTACGGTGCAGGCTACGGCGGAGGCTACGGCGTCGGCAGCAGTGTTGCCCTCCTGCGAGGAGGTCCCGGCCTCTACAAGGCTGTGCCCGGCCCAGTGTTCCTTGTCAAGACCATCCACCAGGTGAACAAGCTGAGCGGAGGAGGAGCCCTGGTCGCCCACTCCGGCCTGGGAGGAGGAGGCTACGGAGGCGGATACGGAGGTCTTGGATACGGCGGTCTCGGTGGTGGGCTTGGATACGGCGGCCTTGGATATGGTGGACTTGGATACGGAGGCCTCGGATACGGGGGCCTCGGATACGGCGGCAAGAAGTATTAG